One genomic window of Manihot esculenta cultivar AM560-2 chromosome 16, M.esculenta_v8, whole genome shotgun sequence includes the following:
- the LOC110602811 gene encoding ubiquinol oxidase 4, chloroplastic/chromoplastic, whose amino-acid sequence MAVSLSPALYAISVSSINCKISTPLGSHNTLRYNPLSSHQLKATGKLFRVQATVLRENEEKVVVEETFQPKTFTDEKKGGAGKPPDDSSSSTLERWVIKLERSTNVFLTDSVIKILDALYRDRAYARFFVLETIARVPYFAFISVLHMYESFGWWRRADYLKVHFAESWNEMHHLLIMEELGGNAWWFDQFLAQHIAIIYYIMTVFMYALSPRMAYHFSECVESHAYETYDKFIKEQGEELKKLPPPKVAVKYYTEGDLYLFDEFQTSRAPQSRRPKINNLYDVFLNIRDDEAEHCKTMKACQTHGNLRSPHSYEEDAVDVSGCILPQADCEGIVDCIKKSLKSPPSKQEIGGKSKELS is encoded by the exons ATGGCTGTGAGTCTTTCCCCTGCGCTATATGCAATCTCAGTTTCATCCATAAATTGCAAAATCTCTACTCCTCTCGGCTCCCATAACACTTTGCGTTATAATCCCCTCTCTTCCCATCAATTAAAAGCGACTGG AAAGTTGTTTCGAGTCCAAGCAACAGTTCTGCGAGAAAATGAGGAGAAAGTGGTAGTAGAGGAAACATTTCAACCCAAAACTTTTACTGATGAGAAGAAAGGAGGAGCTGGGAAGCCACCGGATGATTCATCATCCAGTACGTTGGAGAGATGGGTTATCAAGCTTGAACGATCTACCAATGTTTTTCTCACG GATTCAGTGATAAAGATTCTCGACGCTTTGTACCGTGACCGAGCTTACGCAAGGTTCTTTGTGCTGGAAACTATTGCTAGAGTGCCATATTTTG CTTTTATATCTGTTCTACACATGTATGAGAGTTTCGGTTGGTGGAGAAGAGCAGATTATCTCAAAGTGCATTTTGCTGAGAGCTGGAATGAAATGCACCATTTGCTTATCATGGAA GAATTGGGGGGTAATGCTTGGTGGTTTGATCAGTTTCTTGCTCAACATATAGCAATCATCTATTATATTATGACAGTCTTTATGTATGCATTAAGTCCAAGAATGGCTT ATCACTTTTCTGAATGTGTAGAAAGCCATGCATATGAAACCTATGACAAATTTATCAAGGAACAAGGAG AGGAGTTGAAAAAATTGCCTCCTCCTAAAGTTGCTGTAAAATACTACACTGAGGGTGACTTGTACTTGTTTG ATGAGTTTCAAACTTCCAGAGCTCCCCAGTCCCGAAGGccaaaaataa ATAATTTGTACGATGTGTTCTTGAACATCAGAGATGATGAAGCAGAACACTGTAAGACCATGAAGGCGTGTCAGACTCATGGAAACCTGCGGTCGCCTCATTCATATGAAGAAGATGCTGTTGATGTATCAGGTTGCATTCTCCCTCAGGCAGATTGTGAAGGGATTGTTGATTGTATAAAGAAATCTCTTAAATCTCCTCCATCGAAGCAAGAGATTGGAGGTAAAAGCAAGGAACTTAGCTGA
- the LOC110602827 gene encoding 1-aminocyclopropane-1-carboxylate oxidase, producing METFPVIDLSKLSGEERKPTMEMIQDACENWGFFELVNHGISHELMDTVERLTKEHYKKCMEQRFKEMVASNGLEAVQSEINDLDWESTFFLRHLPVSNMAEIPDLDEEYRKTMKEFAVELEKLAEQFLEVLCENLGLEKGYLKKAFYGSKGPTFGTKVSNYPPCPKPDLIKGLRAHTDAGGIILLFQDDKVSGLQLLKDGQWFDVPPMKHSIVINIGDQLEVITNGKYKSVMHRVIAQTDGTRMSLASFYNPGSDAVIYPAPALVEKEAEKSQVYPKFVFEDYMKLYAGLKFQAKEPRFEAMKAMGPIATA from the exons AGATGATCCAAGATGCCTGTGAGAACTGGGGCTTCTTTGAG TTGGTGAACCATGGAATATCCCATGAGCTGATGGACACTGTGGAGAGACTGACGAAGGAGCATTACAAGAAGTGTATGGAGCAAAGGTTCAAAGAAATGGTGGCCAGTAATGGTCTGGAGGCCGTTCAGTCCGAAATCAATGACTTGGACTGGGAAAGCACTTTCTTTTTGCGCCACCTTCCAGTCTCCAACATGGCTGAAATCCCTGATCTTGATGAAGAATACAG gaagaccatgAAGGAATTTGCAGTGGAACTGGAGAAACTAGCTGAGCAATTTCTGGAGGTGTTGTGCGAGAATCTTGGGTTGGAGAAAGGGTACCTGAAAAAGGCCTTCTACGGGTCGAAAGGGCCAACCTTTGGTACAAAAGTCAGCAACTACCCTCCCTGTCCAAAACCAGACCTTATCAAGGGACTGAGGGCCCACACAGATGCAGGCGGCATCATATTACTATTTCAAGATGATAAGGTAAGTGGCCTCCAGCTCCTCAAGGATGGGCAATGGTTTGACGTGCCACCTATGAAACATTCCATCGTCATCAATATCGGTGACCAACTCGAG GTAATTACGAATGGCAAGTACAAGAGTGTGATGCACCGTGTGATTGCTCAAACAGATGGTACGAGAATGTCCTTAGCCTCATTCTACAACCCAGGGAGTGATGCTGTCATCTACCCAGCTCCCGCTTTGGTTGAGAAAGAGGCAGAGAAGTCTCAAGTGTATCCTAAATTTGTGTTCGAGGACTACATGAAGCTCTATGCAGGCCTCAAGTTCCAAGCCAAGGAGCCCAGGTTTGAAGCCATGAAGGCCATGGGTCCTATTGCAACTGCTTGA
- the LOC110603455 gene encoding protein TORNADO 2 produces the protein MALSNNVIGAINFVAMLLSIPVIGAGIWLAMQPDNSCVKILQWPVIILGILILVVALAGFIGGFWRIPWLLIFYLVAMLILIILLACLVVFIYMVTIRGSGRLEPSRAYLEYHLDDFSGWLRRRVQSSYKWDRIRSCLSSIDMCSELNQSYRMAQDFFNARITPLQSGCCKPPTLCGYTFVNPTYWISPINNAADMDCLNWNNDQNQLCYSCDSCKAGLLANLKKEWRRADIILVITLVGLICVYVMGCCAFRNAKTEDLFRRYKQGYT, from the exons ATGGCATTAAGCAACAATGTCATCGGTGCAATCAACTTCGTCGCCATGCTTCTCTCAATCCCAGTAATCGGTGCTGGGATATGGCTCGCCATGCAACCAGACAACTCCTGCGTGAAGATTCTACAATGGCCTGTCATTATTTTGGGGATATTGATTTTAGTAGTTGCTTTGGCAGGGTTTATTGGAGGTTTTTGGAGAATCCCATGGCTTCTTATCTTTTATCTTGTAGCAATGCTCATCCTCATAATATTGCTTGCATGTTTAGTGGTTTTCATCTATATGGTTACCATCAGGGGCTCAGGTCGCCTTGAACCCAGTAGAGCCTACTTGGAGTATCACCTCGATGATTTTTCAGGATGGCTTCGCCGAAGGGTTCAGAGTTCTTACAAATGGGATCGAATAAGAAGCTGCCTTAGTTCAATCGATATGTGTTCTGAGCTGAACCAGAGTTATAGAATGGCTCAAGATTTCTTTAATGCTCGCATTACTCCATTGCAG TCTGGATGCTGTAAGCCACCCACGTTATGTGGGTATACATTTGTGAATCCAACATATTGGATTAGCCCCATAAACAATGCTGCAGATATGGACTGCCTGAATTGGAACAATGACCAAAACCAACTTTGCTACAGTTGTGATTCCTGCAAGGCAGGACTGCTGGCAAATCTCAAAAAGGAATGGAGAAGAGCAGATATTATATTGGTGATTACACTTGTTGGTTTGATATGCGTATATGTGATGGGTTGCTGTGCCTTCAGGAATGCCAAAACAGAAGACCTATTTCGCAGATACAAGCAAGGTTATAcctga
- the LOC110603925 gene encoding non-specific lipid-transfer protein, which translates to MKMMSLWGLGLALLVVTANQVHASVCPEVISALSPCHDFLVGSDQSPTSSCCVSAQNLNSGATDQPKRTHLCECFQQLIYILGIKVDKAKQLPTLCSIHNAVPVDPNVDCTKVL; encoded by the exons ATGAAGATGATGAGTTTGTGGGGTTTGGGATTAGCCCTTTTGGTTGTCACAGCAAACCAAGTGCATGCCAGTGTCTGCCCTGAAGTCATCAGTGCTCTATCGCCATGCCATGATTTCTTGGTCGGCAGCGACCAATCTCCTACATCTTCATGTTGTGTATCAGCACAAAACCTCAACAGTGGCGCTACTGATCAGCCAAAGCGAACTCATCTCTGTGAATGTTTTCAACAACTTATCTACATTTTGGGGATTAAAGTTGATAAAGCTAAGCAACTTCCTACTCTCTGCAGCATCCACAACGCCGTTCCTGTTGATCCTAACGTTGACTGCACCAA AGTTTTATAG